The segment AACTTCTTCCCAATCAAACAAATCTTCTCAAAATGGGACTTCAGGGTATCTTCCTCCATTGGCCCTTGCAGTCGCTGAAACAACTGTCTTGCACTTCCCTGAATATAACAAATAGAGCATTGGTATTTTAATTGGTCTAAAAAAGATGTTTTATTCAGCGTCTAAGAGCTAAAGAAAAAACCTTTGGGATGCCAGGCAAAGTGGATGGATAAGACTGAGAAGTCCCCGAGTCTTCAGCACTATCAGCCCCATCACTCGCAGTCTTATCCATCAGAATCTTATGCCGCTCCTTGCATTCACTCGGATTACGATATATACactggaaaataaataaaagcgAATCAAGAAATGAACAAATCAAGCCAGCAACGAATCCCAAATGTTCATTAACATGAGAAAGTAACATATTGGACAACAATATCCAGTAAACAGCTCACTAGAAATAGAAACAAGCATTCTTATCAAATGAAGTATAGCTCTGCCACTCCGTGGAAATCTACAAAGAATCCCAAGATTTTCAAAACAGCAAGCACTTACCTTAATTTTAAGAGTGCTATTCATTGCATCACTAATGAGCTCCCAGTTAGGGCCCATGTCATGCACCAGGACAACGAGCGCCTAGATggtataaaataattagaaacTCACAGAGTAACCTACAATATGTATCCATGTTAAGAAAGATGACAAATAAAATACCTGATCCTCAAATAGTGACCACGTCGTTCCAGAACCATGCTCGCCAGGAGAAATCTGCGTAAATCAAAATTTCAAGTTCAAAAGAGACACCCTAAAATAAAGAGGTTAGCAACCCTAACAGCATATACCTTTAGGCCTTTTATTTTTCTGGCTCTATCACGACCTCCAATAAATTTGATAGATTTGTTGGGGTTGGACATGTTGCTCATCTGGGAAGCTGCCGGAGAAGAAATTGATCCAGTGAGAGCAATGGCACCATCAAAATTATTCTCTACCAATTGCTTGTTGGTCTTTTGCTTCTTTGCATGAGGACCATACATACCTTACACAATGCAATTATAATATGTCACTGAATTATAAACTCATTATAAATCAGCATTGAGACATAAAAGGGAAAATGTCGACAAAGCAACAAAATCATGCTAGTTTCCCGACAGTTGAGCTAATCCAAATCACAACCTTTTACTCTAGGGTTAGAACTCCACAGAATACACTAATGATAAGATGTATGCAAAAAAGTTCTCCTTAAAGCATAAACTCGGTTTGATTGGTAAAAGAAGAGTGACGCTGATGCTTCCCCCAACTGCCGAAATAAAAATACAACGCAAGAAAGAGTAAAAGTGAATTTGCAAATAATACCATTCATATCGAAATGATTCTCTACTCGCTTCTTCCAGTGGTCCTTCTGCCAAAATAAGGACAAGTTAGAAAACTTTTTAGGAAGTCAGTTACAGGTTACATATTTTACCAACTGTTATAACTTAAAAGTTCTCATTTCAAGAAATATGAAACTGTGAAAAGCCACCTCCACAAGATGAAAAATGGaagcaaataataaatttgtaagCATTTCAATCCCAAGAATAGATTCAAACATCAAACCAGTCCAGtatgtaacaattttttttttcattttagcaAGCTAGTCAGCATTAAAATTGATTACAACACACCACCTGAACTTCTGGCATACTTTCCTTAAACATTTGTTCAAATTAATTCTTAAGATTTTACCAGTGAAATTACCTGTTCAGCATGGGCTGACGAATCGGGATGCCAGGTTTGGTCATAAGCAGATCCCTGCAACAAATGAAATCGAAATTACAGTGCAATGTAGAGTAAAACTACTAACAACCATTTCTCAGCAGGAAAGCAAGTAAGAGATACGCATATTGCAGACTACCAGatgagtcttcttcttctttttaggTTTTCCTGACGTTTCAGCCATGTCATAAGAAAACTGCTTCTCAAAATTACCACTTGATTCAACCTCTGTGCCTTTTTGAATTGCTGATCCACCATGCAAACTACTTTGCTCATCCTGAAAAGAACTAGTATCTCCACTAGATGCATCCGTCTTTGAGGGCACTGGTAGACTCACAATCCTCGGCCTGGAAGCAGTGCGCACACGCCTCGTAGGAACTGAGCCGACAGCCCTTTTCGCCATCAAATTCGATGAGTTGAACCCATCTGTGTAGTTCGCGTACGGTAAATCAGCTCCAAGATCATATGACCGGGCAGAATGTGACTTCATCAaattcttcctttttttgtgGCTCAAATTAAATGATTTGCTGCATTCGAAAGCTCCAGGGAGATAATAGGTACTCCTTTCTACTTCATCCTCATCAAATGCAGTGACATCGTATTCTGTAATGGAGAtaaaagatcagaaaatatttaaacagCACGTGAAGCTTAAATAACCAAGAACTGTGCATACCTCCAACAGCATCATAAGCTGATGTATCAACCTCCTCCTGCATGATATTTCCAGACTTCTGAGAACAGAGAAATACTGTCAAATGTCTTCGAATAACAGATACAAAATTTTAAGGCAATTAAGGTTACAATATGAGAGTTCCTAGCACAGAAAAATATAACGTACCTCACAGCGTGCGAGATGGGTCTCAATGGATATTTGGTATACCTTCATTGCACCAGCTGGGACTGAATAAAATAGGCTTTCCTGAACAGTAACAAAGCTCAATCAGCCATATTATAGAGCTACCACAGCGATTATATTGAACTGAGGCTGCAGAGTTTACAAAAGTTCTTACTTCCGATAGCTGATCAACCAGAGATGCATCCAATATTTCTGGGTCGCACATATAGTCGGGTGTTAATGGTGCCGCTGAATGATCAGGGATAGAAGAGTTGTTATACTTCAAAAATCTACTTGCATACTCCCTCACACCCACAGCTAAACATTTTCTGCCATTCTCACAATTAGATTCTTGGCAGGTCTCCTGCATACAACCAAGGTATCACCAAGCAACATACcattaaatttacaaaaatcgTAGTGCAGAGAGTAACAGAACCAGGGATTCATGGAGGTAAAACTGAAGACAATTCAAGCAAATAAGAAAGATCCGGGTGATCAATCATATGATTGAATTGGTCGCTTATATCACAAACTTAACAATATGGTTCCAGGACATCAGTGTCGTCAGTACTTTAATCCAACAAGTGTGTTTAAGTGTGTCTGTTTAAGTGTGTATGCATAGTTCTGacttataagaaaataaaagaaccATATGATCACTATTGTCAACACAAACCATAACAAAGGTCTGTCCGTCAAATACCTTATCAATTCCCAAGCATGTCTCCTCCAGCTTCCCAGTAACCTCCACAGAACTCCAGAATTTCAATACAGCACTAGATAGGATTGAAGCTATATTTCTCAGCTTTCTGTGCTGAACTTTTTCCTCAAATCTCGACTGGGAAGTTAAAGCAACTCGATGGCAAATTTGTGCAGCAGCAGTCATCTTCCAAAGCCGCTCCTAGAAGACGAAAAGATAATATGTGAGGATAAACAACATGTGGACAAGCTCGTTTAACCATAGGAATGTCCAGATGTCATcggaaacaagaagaataacAATTCACAAAATGCAGCAATTTCCATGCAAATATATAGAAGTTCAATCAGAAAGCTGAATCAATTAGACCAGACCTGAGCAAAATCATTTGCCAGCCATGTCATTTCTTCAAGGACAAAATCCCATTGACATTTCTCACGGACCTCCACTGGTGCGGTACCATAAGATAACTCGGCAATTCTTTTTCTCTTTGCCTATTAATGTATTATGTCATACAAAAAAATGAACGGGTAATAAGTACCTCAAAAGCTCGCGAGCTTAAGATCATCAAACAAAGTTGAAAAGAAAACCTGTATAATTCGTGCCTCCTCAAGGAGAGAGTCTGCCTTCACAGTATCTAACACTTTTGAGCCATCATCTGAGCTTGGCTGCTGTTTTAATGCTTCAACGTCAGTTCCTGACAATACATTATCACCAACCATGCATGAACTTGCGTCTACAGATGCCTGAGGTTTTCCAGGGTGCACAAAGCTACTAGGATCATCAGCCAAAACACTACCAAGTTTCTTTTCATTTCCAGGTGCAACTAACCCATGTTGAAGCTTTTTCTCAGTGTCAGAACATATCTCTTCATTTAGTAGCTCAGGCACACTTCTGTAGTTttcattttcaattttaattgaATTCATCTGCATTTCACGCACAGGGCTGCACTCACTAATTATGGTGGTAGATCGACCTGCGCCATCCTCAATCTTCAGTTCGCCACCTGTTTGATTCAGCAACCCCTCTACTCTTGAAGCTTTCGGCACAGAGATTTCATCTGAGTTGAGTTTGTCCGCTCTATAAAGATCCCTTTCTGTATCTACATCTACTTCTAAGTTGTTAGCATGAGAAGACTCTGTCTCTGCAGCTGCTCTATctgttaaactttttttttctcctgtAGTACCACCTAGCTCATCCATTTGGGTAGAATTACTTCCCTGGCAAGCTATTGTTGTAGCTTTGGGAGAACCAATCTCTTTACCAGCCAGAACTAGTTGTGCCTTCTCCCCAGCCAGGCCAGCCTCTTCAAGATGCAAATCTGCGGATCTTTTTCTAAGTGTAATGTCTGCTTCATCTTTCAATAGACTAGTTTTGGATCCAGCAGCACTCTCTCGTACAACAGGTCCACCATCCACCTTGGTATTCAGCGTATTACTGGGAGCTCCATTTTCCGAAACAACAGTTCTACTTGAATTTGCAAATGCTGGACATGACACAGAGGTTGTTTGCCTATCCTTTTGATTGGCTGCTTCAGATCCTCTGCGAACAGAGATAGACATTGCAAGACCACCAGGATTCTGAACTAAATCCGTAGAACTTGACCGTGCTGGATCCCGATTTATCTTTGTTCTGTTCCTACGAGCATACGGTCGAAAGATAGCAGAGTCCTCTGTTTCTTTGATATTTTGGTTGGTGTTGGCTTTGTAAGACCGTTCTGACTCAGACGTTCTGTTTTGCCTATTAGGATATCTCAAATTGTTTTCTCCCTCAACTGACTTATTTCGAGAATCAAACAGTAAAAGATTATCCGCTGTATTGGGTTCAGAAACTGTAGGAACTGCGGGTCTACCACTACTCTCCACAGAGTCTCCATGTGGTGAGGAAGCCAGAGCAAAGCTATCCTTGAGCCCACTGTTACAGGTAAAGGAATGAAGAGTTAATCCATGAGAAATtaatggggggggggggggggtgacTACAGCAAACATGAGTGTACCTGTTAACAAAATGCTCGGCTTGCTGATCAGTGAGTGATGTAGATTGGACGCTATATGAAGTTGCAATACCAAACTTGAAATCCAAGGGATTACCTCCCTGAAGTAGTTAGAAGAGTAAATACTTGTCATGATAGGTTTttcaaagaagagagagagaaattgCAAATTATGTATACATACTTTCTCCAGAAACTCTAATTGTCTCCTCCTTTCCTCACGGACATCATACTCTTGCCTGTTGAAACAAGCATCTTTGTTACACATTGGAAGAGACCGGACAGTTGTAGAAAATGTAAGGGAAATACCTTAGCTCTGCTTGAGCTTTCTCAATTGCTGTTCGGCGGGGAGACGTTTTGAGACCTCCACCACTATCAATAACTCCTCCCATGGAATCAAGCTCAGCATTTACTAGAAGAAATCCATGCATCAGCACAGTGGATGTCCCATCTAACTGGAAACACAGATAAAGATCAGATGGAGTCATACAGAATAGCAGCACAACACATCAAAGCAAGAAAAGGAAGGTTGGCTCAAGAATGAGCTGAAGTcgataagagaacaaaggaagCAAAGTTGAAAAATTGAAATGATCAGCTTAAGCTACATAATGGGGAACTATGATGGCACATTTAGAAGCAGGAAGGAGGCTAAGAATAACCACAATCAACATTCCCCTAATAAGTGGCACCATTACCCCAAAATGCTTCAAAATTTCACAGAAACTGGGACATTAGGGGTTTCAGAAGAAGGGAGAAGGAAGGTAGAGTACCTGAACTTTGGAACGTAAAGCAACGCCTAGGGTTGGGCAATCACGAATCTAAAATTAgcttattctctctctctctctctctctctctcctagGGTTTCCACGATGAATGaacaaccaaaaacaattaccctttctttttcttttaagcTCTGACGAAATCAATTTCTCAGGGAAATTAAGAAGATGAATTTCTTGTTTACCAGATTTCTAATTCCGCAATTTCttcttttcaatttttgtttCCCTCTcgggagaaaaaaaaaatttgttcttGGTGATGTCTTTTTTGGCTCTCTCTCCTCGACGCAGTTtgcgactctctctctctctctctctctctctctctctctccgacTCCGAGTTCTGGGCCTGGGTTTTCTTTCCCCTCTGCGAAGACAGAACAGGCCTCTTTGTTTTGCTTTTCTCTTTCGGGCGGGCTTTTGTTGTTATGACAGTTTCTTGCAATAATAACTTTGATTAgtttttgtccaaaaaaaaataatactaactTGATTATTTTACAAAAGTCTCACGCATGTTGCTCGTTTTGCATCGGTAATAAAATCTGTGAAGTcgtttttcgcaacggagctcttacgttaaaagttagactgaTTAACATCAGTACtactcttaatgaataaaaatataaattatctataaaataaaaacgaatcttaattattaaattagataatgattaaaattaataatggtaagaattatctaaaatcaaaaatattttaaaataaaaagttagagTAGTTAATATCTGTATACAACATATAAATTGGCCACCAAATaagaatcaaattttaattcttctgattaaataaattattaaaagtaataatattaagaattatctaaaatctaaaaatatatattaaaataaaaagagttcTTATAcatattatgttgttttctgtaaaaatattataataaaagagttcaaaattaaaaaacacataactaaaagTTAATCAAttaagtgatttttcgcaacggaactcttacgttaaaagttagagtggttaatatcttTTATaccattaataaataaaaataaaagttacacataaaataaaaacgaatttaatcCCTTAATGGAGACAACATATAAATCagccacaaaataaaaatagaattatccaaaatcaaaaaatatattttaaactaaaaagttagaatggttaatatcatttatatccttaatgaatacaaCGAATAAATTAGCCACAAagtaaaaaatgaattttaattcttttgattagataaattattaaaattaataatattaagaattctctaaaatctaaaaatatatattaaaataaaaatagttcttATACATTTGTGTTGTTTTCTGtaacaatattataataaaagaactacaaaattaaaaacacaTAACACATAACTAAATGTTAATCAagtcatatttttaatttttaataatattaaaaattatctaaagtcttaaaatatatattaaaattaaaatatttcttatacATATTGTGTTGTTTTCtgtaaaaaagtttataataaaagagttaaaaattaaaaaaaaaaaaaaacacataactaaaagttaatcaagtaaaattttaatatttatataattgaaaagggaattaattttaaaataaaaagataatttattattatattttagtgtaCAAATAATATCAAAAGACAAAAATTATCTTAGATGacaaaacacataactaaatattaaccaagtaaatatttcaatttttatataattaaaaagggaataaattttaaaataaagtataatttctaaatatattttagtgtacatataaatttacaagacctgaaaattttagatgaaaacataaataataatttttcattataaactctatttagtaataaatatattaataagtaatactccctctgttccaaaaTAGTTGAAGTTTTAGGTTATgcacaattattaagaaaattgttttttattttttaaaatatgattaaaatataaatttaaaacaattaaacCAACTACAAAATATACTATAGAATAtcattggttacacagtttttgataaaataaaaagttacattgaaaaataaaaacatcatttattttgaaacatcaaaacttcctaaaacttcatctattatgaaacggatggagtataaattatttatgcCCGCATCTGCAGGCCAATCACCTAGTAAAAATTAATCACCTATCAAGAATagataatatttaatttaagaaagaaacatgattgtttttttaaaaaaaaaaagcaaacaataaatatatttcttccAAAGTCATAAGCCGTAAATCTCCTCGGAACTAGACAAACTAAATCAATAAtgcaaacaataaaaatatgaaaaatgaagATAAAGAATACTAAAACTTAAGTTGGATGTCTCGTTCGAAGAATATCTACTATTGATAGCGACAATCGAggaaaatatattgttaaattaCGCAGGGCCGGCTCAATACCAATATGGACCCTTggacaaaaatattttttggaccCTAtggttattaatttttaatatttaaacacttactaaaatgatttttttggccCTATAATAACacatacagtagaacctctataaattaataatgttgagactttaaaattttattaatttatagagatattaatttagagaagtttccttttatatatttttttctattttttctatttttgtttataaaataagaaaacatttgattttaccatatatagattttaatttttttataagaaatttgACTTTAATATCgctttattatcttatttggtgtatatttttatgtttcctaaaattgttatgtgattttcgatataattttacgaaatattatcaaaaaatattgaaatattaagaaaatagatgtatttttattgtaaatataaaaataacaatataatgtttagtttgtacttatataaaaatatatatcgatagattattaatttatgattttaatgggactatatatttacatgggagtttcaaaaatattattatcttattattttatcgatttgtatcatattttacaccGGCCCAAGTTGGGactaacaaaatttattaatttatagagattattaatttatcgagtattaatttatagaggttctactgtatatCATTTAACCTTCGAGACCACATGCATATATACGTAAGTAACTAAAACAATTATAGTTGTTCGATTAATATTATGTATGTTAATAAACCGAAAAAAGATTATTTGAAGTGGGCTCTGGGGCGGTCACACTGACCGCCCCCTATCCTAAGCCGGCACTGAAATTACGGATAGAAACAATTCAATCAAACTTTTGTTATGGACTTGAAGAAACTTTATATCCAAAGAACCACTTTGTCGGAGCCTCAAAGCTCGCACAGCCTCAATCGATATCCCAATAGCTCTATCTTGTAACACAAATAAAACCATTTGGATCTTCACATGAGAATCAGGAGAGACACTTTTGTCACGAATCAGAACAGCGACCACCGAAATTTATTGAAACAAAAcatagtatttaatatattcCAATATCATTCATACATATCCCATCAGGAAATAAGATAGAGAGAGTATGGAGTTAAATATGTTAGAGATTTAGAACCATGCCAAGCAAATAATTGAAATGACTCGAAATATACATAACCACATATTTTGAACCGGCTATTACCTCCacgtgaactagatcaaagatACAAACTGAGTCCAATCATTCTCATTCTCATCACAAAATCAAGCCACCCACTACCCTAGACCTTAATCTAAATCCATGAGACACTAACTGCGAAGGAAAGGCCGAAAACAGGAGACACTCCAGACCAGAAGTGACCATCTTGCTTCACCGGTGTTGGACCCCGACCAAACAGCCCAAGATCACTGCAGGACTGATGACAAAACACAAGCCTTTTGCTTCTCCAAACCAGCTTAAGCGAGAAAAGACATGTATATCTAACCTAGTAGACACAAACATGGATAACCAAGTCCACGACCACCGTAACGACAACGATGAAACAAGAACTCTTCGGACCAGAACCTCCCATATGATCAGATTCGCAACCACAAAggaaactaacaaaaaaaattctataacaaaagaagaagaagagaatcaaactggaccagcaatGGCACTAACCGCTCAGCCACCACACGTGGTCATCAGAAGTTGCAGCGTCCGAGGTGAGAGGTGAAAGATGAAGATGAGACAGAAGACATGTGTGGAAGTGGCCTCACTtgaacaatttttattttgcatATTTATACACTAATTTTGTTATTGTACTAATTTCAATTCACTTATTTTCTTCCTTAActgtttttaaacaaaaaaaaaactaacttagGACATGTCCCAAGATGGATTACAGTCAGTTGTTGGAGCCCAACCCTCCATAACCTCCTGACCCACCCTCATCTCCCATTagaacctcctcctccatcagATCTTTATATCGCATCAAAACTTTCACCCTCCGCAAATCATATCCCATCTATGTAAATTCCATCTTGGATAGACATGTGTTCTCTGACGGATTATGCATCTCCTTCTCACATTTCAACATGATGTCCTATTCATCAGATTCATTTCTGAGTTCAAATATAAATACGAGATTTTATCAAATACCAGTGTGCTCTGCCTCAAGAGTTATTTGGCATTTCATCTCCTCTCTGACTTCGCTCCCATGGATTTTAAAGCTGAGCTCTTATCTTCTCCTTCAATCTTAAAGGTTGGTTTGTTGATGCTTGTTTTGGGTCTTGTAATGGCATTACTGCAACATGCAGTCTCGTCTATTGGTCTTCCTCGCCTCATGTCTCTGTCATTCAATGGATCTCACAGCCTTTTGCGAATGCCCAGAGGTATTCATTGGTTCCTCATCTTCCCATTATTTGGTGGAGTAATTGAAAGGTTGTTCAGTGGGTAGATAGTCTTGTGGATTTGTTCTTTATGTTGTGATGGTCTGAGTCTtgctttgttttcattttttcccCCTCTAATGACATTCGTTTTGTCTTAGTTTGATCCTTTACTTTAGTATGCAGACTCAATTTCGTTTTCTCTCTAATTTTATTTGCATTGATATCAATATACTCTTATTTTATGGCATTTTGAACATACAAATTCCTTCAAAATTGCATTTTTCTAGTGAATCTGGATCGTTTGGACTTTTATAGTCTTATTTTCTCTTTTGAGGAGCTTAATCTCCTCCA is part of the Raphanus sativus cultivar WK10039 chromosome 5, ASM80110v3, whole genome shotgun sequence genome and harbors:
- the LOC108862121 gene encoding chromatin modification-related protein EAF1 B isoform X2, yielding MHGFLLVNAELDSMGGVIDSGGGLKTSPRRTAIEKAQAELRQEYDVREERRRQLEFLEKGGNPLDFKFGIATSYSVQSTSLTDQQAEHFVNSGLKDSFALASSPHGDSVESSGRPAVPTVSEPNTADNLLLFDSRNKSVEGENNLRYPNRQNRTSESERSYKANTNQNIKETEDSAIFRPYARRNRTKINRDPARSSSTDLVQNPGGLAMSISVRRGSEAANQKDRQTTSVSCPAFANSSRTVVSENGAPSNTLNTKVDGGPVVRESAAGSKTSLLKDEADITLRKRSADLHLEEAGLAGEKAQLVLAGKEIGSPKATTIACQGSNSTQMDELGGTTGEKKSLTDRAAAETESSHANNLEVDVDTERDLYRADKLNSDEISVPKASRVEGLLNQTGGELKIEDGAGRSTTIISECSPVREMQMNSIKIENENYRSVPELLNEEICSDTEKKLQHGLVAPGNEKKLGSVLADDPSSFVHPGKPQASVDASSCMVGDNVLSGTDVEALKQQPSSDDGSKVLDTVKADSLLEEARIIQAKRKRIAELSYGTAPVEVREKCQWDFVLEEMTWLANDFAQERLWKMTAAAQICHRVALTSQSRFEEKVQHRKLRNIASILSSAVLKFWSSVEVTGKLEETCLGIDKETCQESNCENGRKCLAVGVREYASRFLKYNNSSIPDHSAAPLTPDYMCDPEILDASLVDQLSEESLFYSVPAGAMKVYQISIETHLARCEKSGNIMQEEVDTSAYDAVGEYDVTAFDEDEVERSTYYLPGAFECSKSFNLSHKKRKNLMKSHSARSYDLGADLPYANYTDGFNSSNLMAKRAVGSVPTRRVRTASRPRIVSLPVPSKTDASSGDTSSFQDEQSSLHGGSAIQKGTEVESSGNFEKQFSYDMAETSGKPKKKKKTHLGSAYDQTWHPDSSAHAEQKDHWKKRVENHFDMNGMYGPHAKKQKTNKQLVENNFDGAIALTGSISSPAASQMSNMSNPNKSIKFIGGRDRARKIKGLKISPGEHGSGTTWSLFEDQALVVLVHDMGPNWELISDAMNSTLKIKCIYRNPSECKERHKILMDKTASDGADSAEDSGTSQSYPSTLPGIPKGSARQLFQRLQGPMEEDTLKSHFEKICLIGKKLHYRKTQNDGRDPKQIVPVHNSQVMALSQVFPNNLNGGVLTPLDLCDASTSGQDLFSLENPGLPMLNQGTPVLPTSGANPSTPGSSGVVPGNSLPTTLGLHNASARFNVSRGPLPLDEQHRLQQSNQMSSGRNLQQPSSSTPGAVSGSGHRIVPGANTMGVSGMNRGAPLSRPGFQAIGSAAMPNTGSMLSSGMVGIPNNGNIHSGGGPSQVNSMSRPPREAVQHMMRMQAAQGNSQGIPAFGSLSSGFTNNQTTPVQAYPGHLSHQMPHQSHVLGNSQHPHLQSPSPSHAVRAQQDGFALRQRLMHQRYVQQQQQLASSGTLMPHGQQQQQPQGTSVSSSTQNSHQTQPPVSPQPLPPPKSTSPNINAMTQQNPQKSQLPLHGLARNPQSGASGVNNQAGKQRQRQIQQQSGRQHPHQRQPSQGQQNKQSKGTGRGNMIHQNITLDQSHLNGLTMSPGNQATEKGEAMVPVRPDRESNVGTANLQSKPFVSPQSSNHSQQLPKSFPGATSPSQEQQIQLPSDNSIQVQNSAAASCNILSTSSSSVAPAVGPSNHHQKQRNQVQSTAQRIAHQNHLENSDLSRKSQAESVPRSPQSVPNTTQTASMSTSKGMPQVTNDSNNIKAVGSTVVASPNGLEPPTSAASVQSGAPNVVSCSNTDSAGSEPATTLNQGLAQKHFPGGLPCQELKGVIERKQSLPTVEERPKLPEQLTVLNQKRLASDQQSPQLEEAKELSSSKPPDTKVE
- the LOC108862121 gene encoding chromatin modification-related protein EAF1 B isoform X1; the protein is MHGFLLVNAELDSMGGVIDSGGGLKTSPRRTAIEKAQAELRQEYDVREERRRQLEFLEKGGNPLDFKFGIATSYSVQSTSLTDQQAEHFVNSGLKDSFALASSPHGDSVESSGRPAVPTVSEPNTADNLLLFDSRNKSVEGENNLRYPNRQNRTSESERSYKANTNQNIKETEDSAIFRPYARRNRTKINRDPARSSSTDLVQNPGGLAMSISVRRGSEAANQKDRQTTSVSCPAFANSSRTVVSENGAPSNTLNTKVDGGPVVRESAAGSKTSLLKDEADITLRKRSADLHLEEAGLAGEKAQLVLAGKEIGSPKATTIACQGSNSTQMDELGGTTGEKKSLTDRAAAETESSHANNLEVDVDTERDLYRADKLNSDEISVPKASRVEGLLNQTGGELKIEDGAGRSTTIISECSPVREMQMNSIKIENENYRSVPELLNEEICSDTEKKLQHGLVAPGNEKKLGSVLADDPSSFVHPGKPQASVDASSCMVGDNVLSGTDVEALKQQPSSDDGSKVLDTVKADSLLEEARIIQAKRKRIAELSYGTAPVEVREKCQWDFVLEEMTWLANDFAQERLWKMTAAAQICHRVALTSQSRFEEKVQHRKLRNIASILSSAVLKFWSSVEVTGKLEETCLGIDKETCQESNCENGRKCLAVGVREYASRFLKYNNSSIPDHSAAPLTPDYMCDPEILDASLVDQLSEESLFYSVPAGAMKVYQISIETHLARCEKSGNIMQEEVDTSAYDAVGEYDVTAFDEDEVERSTYYLPGAFECSKSFNLSHKKRKNLMKSHSARSYDLGADLPYANYTDGFNSSNLMAKRAVGSVPTRRVRTASRPRIVSLPVPSKTDASSGDTSSFQDEQSSLHGGSAIQKGTEVESSGNFEKQFSYDMAETSGKPKKKKKTHLGSAYDQTWHPDSSAHAEQKDHWKKRVENHFDMNGMYGPHAKKQKTNKQLVENNFDGAIALTGSISSPAASQMSNMSNPNKSIKFIGGRDRARKIKGLKISPGEHGSGTTWSLFEDQALVVLVHDMGPNWELISDAMNSTLKIKCIYRNPSECKERHKILMDKTASDGADSAEDSGTSQSYPSTLPGIPKGSARQLFQRLQGPMEEDTLKSHFEKICLIGKKLHYRKTQNDGRDPKQIVPVHNSQVMALSQVFPNNLNGGVLTPLDLCDASTSGQDLFSLENPGLPMLNQGTPVLPTSGANPSTPGSSGVVPGNSLPTTLGLHNASARDGRFNVSRGPLPLDEQHRLQQSNQMSSGRNLQQPSSSTPGAVSGSGHRIVPGANTMGVSGMNRGAPLSRPGFQAIGSAAMPNTGSMLSSGMVGIPNNGNIHSGGGPSQVNSMSRPPREAVQHMMRMQAAQGNSQGIPAFGSLSSGFTNNQTTPVQAYPGHLSHQMPHQSHVLGNSQHPHLQSPSPSHAVRAQQDGFALRQRLMHQRYVQQQQQLASSGTLMPHGQQQQQPQGTSVSSSTQNSHQTQPPVSPQPLPPPKSTSPNINAMTQQNPQKSQLPLHGLARNPQSGASGVNNQAGKQRQRQIQQQSGRQHPHQRQPSQGQQNKQSKGTGRGNMIHQNITLDQSHLNGLTMSPGNQATEKGEAMVPVRPDRESNVGTANLQSKPFVSPQSSNHSQQLPKSFPGATSPSQEQQIQLPSDNSIQVQNSAAASCNILSTSSSSVAPAVGPSNHHQKQRNQVQSTAQRIAHQNHLENSDLSRKSQAESVPRSPQSVPNTTQTASMSTSKGMPQVTNDSNNIKAVGSTVVASPNGLEPPTSAASVQSGAPNVVSCSNTDSAGSEPATTLNQGLAQKHFPGGLPCQELKGVIERKQSLPTVEERPKLPEQLTVLNQKRLASDQQSPQLEEAKELSSSKPPDTKVE